A section of the Citrus sinensis cultivar Valencia sweet orange chromosome 8, DVS_A1.0, whole genome shotgun sequence genome encodes:
- the LOC102625483 gene encoding putative F-box protein At3g52320, with protein MKVRERPSIPDEIVDEIIIKLPAKSLMRFRCVSKIWLHKIDSLAFAIKRSAAASASASADEDNQILQLTFASKPPFPFHLLTLEDGNIIKRSAHPILELPNNIQESNFISHSAYGLFCFHTRGGVGKAYLCNPLRKEVLELPQATTGGSWLDFYAMGFDGTTSTYKIVRVFGKRSEIYTLGTSSWREISSVPPEDLDNMSNGVSAYGDMHWADDDHFSFGQRKGVDNCVIISFDFKKEEFKRTPTPDFGSLSYEHERFVMINLKGCLAIVILTPEDIEIWMMKDYDRKEWVKEYKITHNCELIIKEFCLYVGAWGPGVVLDAYCSQKLPVVVFDLKTREVLNLQVPQRVDYNRRNYSYAANILSLRHFGNIIGAEEDRRCQFLKTADLVYLRP; from the coding sequence atgAAGGTCAGGGAAAGACCCTCTATTCCTGATGAGATTGtggatgaaattattataaaattacccgcTAAATCTCTAATGCGGTTCCGGTGTGTCTCCAAGATTTGGCTCCACAAAATCGACAGTCTTGCTTTTGCTATTAAGCGCAGTGCTGCTGCTTCTGCTTCTGCCTCTGCAGATGAAGATAATCAAATTCTGCAATTAACCTTTGCAAGTAAGCCTCCTTTCCCCTTTCACTTGCTAACACTAGAAGATGGCAATATCATTAAGAGAAGCGCGCATCCAATTTTAGAGCTTCCAAACAATATTCAAGAAAGCAATTTCATTAGTCACTCTGCTTATGGTTTATTTTGCTTTCACACTCGTGGGGGAGTTGGGAAAGCTTATCTATGCAATCCACTTAGAAAGGAGGTTTTAGAGCTACCGCAAGCAACAACTGGTGGCAGTTGGTTAGATTTTTATGCAATGGGATTTGATGGTACGACCAGTACATATAAGATTGTTCGAGTTTTTGGAAAGAGAAGCGAAATTTACACTTTGGGCACGAGTTCATGGCGTGAAATCTCCTCTGTTCCCCCTGAGGATCTAGACAACATGAGTAACGGAGTATCTGCTTATGGAGACATGCACTGGGCGGATGATGATCACTTCAGTTTTGGACAAAGAAAAGGCGTTGATAACTGTGTGATAATATCTTTTGACTTCAAAAAGGAGGAGTTCAAGCGGACCCCTACTCCAGACTTTGGTTCTTTGTCATATGAACACGAAAGGTTCGTGATGATTAATTTGAAGGGATGCTTGGCTATTGTGATTCTGACTCCCGAAGACATTGAGATATGGATGATGAAAGATTATGATCGGAAAGAGTGGGTTAAAGAGTACAAAATAACGCATAACTGTGAGCTCATTATCAAGGAATTCTGCTTGTATGTAGGAGCTTGGGGTCCCGGGGTTGTTCTTGATGCTTATTGTAGCCAGAAATTGCCTGTAGTTGTTTTTGACCTTAAAACTAGAGAGGTGTTAAATCTGCAGGTTCCACAGAGAGTGGATTATAACAGAAGAAACTACAGTTACGCTGCGAACATTCTTTCCCTCAGACACTTTGGCAACATAATTGGAGCAGAGGAGGATCGTAGGTGCCAATTCCTCAAGACAGCTGATTTGGTTTATCTTAGGCCGTAG
- the LOC102607675 gene encoding uncharacterized protein LOC102607675, whose protein sequence is MTYDYRSVFDGGIIRAEFEKAGIKQHFIPLIWKYVIENPNCEWDEFPSLPSAAYSLLRSKFKPLTSTLHSVVDSSDDVTTKLLVKLQNGGFVEAVIMRYDSSLGKYNGKPRPGGPRSTLCISSQVGCKMGCNFCATGTMGFKSNLSSGEIVEQLVHASRLSNIRNVVFMGMGEPLNNYAALVEAVRIMTGLPFQVSPKRITVSTVGIVHAINKFHSDLPGLNLAVSLHAPVQDVRCQIMPAARAFPLEKLMNALKEYQKNSQQKIFIEYIMLDGVNDEEQHAHQLGKLLETFQVVVNLIPFNPIGSASQFRTSGDNKVSSFQKILRGSYNIRTTVRKQMGQDISGACGQLVVNLPDKMSAKSTPPVTDIEDLCIR, encoded by the exons ATGACATATGATTATCGATCTGTCTTCGACGGCGGAATCATCAGAGCCGAATTCGAAAAGGCCGGAATCAAACAGCACTTCATTCCTTTAATCTGGAA GTACGTGATTGAAAACCCTAACTGTGAATGGGACGAATTTCCATCTTTGCCCTCCGCGGCTTACTCCCTCCTTCGCTCTAAATTCAAGCCTCTCACCTCTACTCTTCATTCCGTCGTCGACTCCAGTGATGACGTCACCACCAAGCTCCTCGTCAAGTTGCAG AATGGGGGTTTTGTGGAGGCTGTGATAATGAGATATGATAGTAGCTTGGGGAAGTATAATGGGAAGCCGCGTCCTGGTGGACCAAGATCGACCTTGTGCATATCATCCCAG GTTGGTTGTAAAATGGGTTGCAATTTTTGTGCTACGGGAACTATGGGATTTAAAAGCAATCTGTCGTCGGGAGAAATTGTAGAGCAACTGGTTCATGCCTCCCGTTTGTCAAACATACGCAATGTTGTTTTCATG GGAATGGGAGAACCATTGAATAATTATGCTGCGTTAGTAGAAGCTGTTCGCATCATGACAGGACTGCCATTTCAGGTTTCCCCAAAGAGAATAACAGTGTCAACA GTTGGTATTGTTCATGCTATCAACAAGTTTCATAGTGATCTACCTGGTTTGAACTTGGCGGTATCCCTACATGCACCTGTTCAAGATGTCCGTTGTCAGATAATGCCCGCGGCTCGAGCTTTTCCCTTGGAAAAGCTCATGAATGCACTTAAGGAATACCAAAAGAACAG tCAGCAAAAGATCTTTATCGAGTACATCATGCTTGATGGGGTGAATGATGAAGAGCAGCATGCTCACCAACTTGGCAAATTGCTAGAGACATTTCAAGTG GTTGTGAATTTGATACCTTTTAATCCAATTGGTAGTGCCAGTCAATTCAGAACTTCCGGCGACAATAAAGTATCAAGTTTTCAGAAAATTCTCAGGGGCTCCTATAATATCCGGACAACGGTTCGTAAGCAAATGGGTCAGGATATAAGCGGCGCGTGTGGTCAGCTGGTGGTGAATCTACCTGATAAGATGTCTGCTAAGAGTACCCCGCCAGTGACGGATATTGAAGATCTTTGTATTAGATAG
- the LOC102607383 gene encoding uncharacterized protein LOC102607383, with amino-acid sequence MEGLIPYLVHAMKKQKPHHSYRSFSVGSSRSYHLLIGGDSFEGSSHRRARSDFQQPAVEFPGQRSGAEFISGAIKGSVNAPSQAIGTGSRFNSCPQQMNIEANNFLNLRKKIA; translated from the coding sequence ATGGAAGGGCTAATTCCATATCTTGTCCATGCGATGAAGAAGCAAAAGCCACACCACAGCTACCGCAGCTTCTCTGTGGGTTCGAGTCGTAGCTACCATTTGTTAATCGGAGGAGACTCGTTTGAGGGATCTTCCCACCGGCGAGCAAGGTCAGATTTTCAGCAGCCTGCTGTGGAATTTCCAGGGCAACGATCCGGAGCTGAATTTATTAGTGGCGCTATCAAAGGTTCTGTAAATGCTCCTTCTCAGGCTATTGGTACTGGCTCAAGGTTTAATTCTTGTCCTCAGCAGATGAACATTGAAGCTAATAACTTCTTgaatttgagaaagaaaattgcttga
- the LOC102607092 gene encoding uncharacterized protein LOC102607092, which translates to MSRRESRDSDSRRHRSRFDREPSPKRSRRDGKPVAERVPSSNNLDNDHTHRRRLQAAVPLEAPSVPYSKGESGSLAKDSDKKPNGFHEQAKGSSDPTEAPRSQSFFQHDERSNAGQVGRSFSRRAAGERDWRRDSRNQKYEGASDKKESYDTRQRDEKAQAKGDDKSVWSHDGFHKLEADLQAPARKRRAFREEKIPLDSENADKTALEQVNLSAAERPPLGSERREDRSRNSHHSEIYDRPPTRERLANREESQRVGYPSRQRYGSGGGGGFGDYRGRDRYDRRQEFHLGGTQGDKWKHDLFQEANRSPTPKDEEDRIAKLEALLSS; encoded by the exons ATGTCTCGACGGGAGAGTCGTGATTCCGACTCCAGACGACACCGTTCTCGATTCGACCGTGAACCCAG TCCTAAGAGGTCTCGGAGGGATGGAAAACCTGTAGCAGAGAGAGTACCCAGTAGCAATAATTTGGATAATGATCATACCCATCGCCGTCGGCTGCAAGCTGCAGTACCACTTGAGGCTCCGTCAGTGCCTTATTCTAAGGGTGAGAGTGGGTCTCTAGCTAAAGATTCTGACAAGAAACCTAATGGATTTCACGAACAAGCAAAAGGTTCTTCTGATCCAACTGAAGCTCCTCGGTCTCAATCTTTTTTTCAG CACGATGAGCGTAGTAATGCCGGGCAAGTTGGTAGAAGCTTCAGTCGCCGAGCTGCTGGTG AGCGTGATTGGCGGAGGGATTCGAGGAATCAGAAATATGAAGGAGCATCAGACAAGAAAGAATCTTATGATACACGGCAAAGAGATGAAAAAGCGCAAGCTAAGGGTGATGACAAGAGTGTTTGGAGCCATGATGGATTCCACAAGTTGGAAGCTGATCTACAAGCACCTGCCCGAAAAAGACGTGCATTTAGAGAAGAGAAGATCCCATTGGACTCTGAAAATGCCGATAAAACAGCACTAGAGCAAGTCAACCTCAGCGCTGCTGAGCGACCTCCATTAGGAAGTGAAAGAAGGGAGGATAGAAGCCGCAATTCCCACCATTCAGAGATATATGATAGACCACCTACAAGAGAGAGATTGGCAAACAGGGAAGAATCACAGAGGGTTGGCTACCCATCAAGACAAAGGTATGGTAGTGGAGGTGGTGGTGGTTTTGGTGATTATAGGGGTAGAGATAGATATGACCGAAGGCAAGAGTTTCACTTGGGTGGCACTCAAGGTGACAAGTGGAAGCATGATCTGTTTCAGGAGGCTAACCGGAGTCCAACCCCGAAGGATGAAGAGGATCGGATTGCCAAGTTAGAAGCACTCCTGTCTTCATAA
- the LOC102606802 gene encoding uncharacterized protein LOC102606802 translates to MELLCAVPKLKCSHPNPRIPAKTLISPSLTVPLSQISLIKPKAHLNSLQKTATPSELKTEVKEAAAIPTMSDVLASSKAQNLDLQLQTLGPFFRITAKSLETDNELGRAEGLIRVWLKGRVLHLDSIRLKRETLGMERSIFGIGLFIGAVAVRYGYDYGCTTAELLAINDSDLYHTKLVRFYKRIGFKVVHEVTGSTMGDLAHMLIWGGIGTRMDANVEELLLKWCSRFIPQN, encoded by the exons ATGGAATTATTGTGCGCTGTCCCAAAATTGAAATGCTCTCATCCAAATCCAAGAATTCCTGCAAAAACGCTAATCTCTCCATCTTTAACGGTTCCGCTTTCCCAAATTTCACTAATTAAACCAAAAGCCCATTTGAATTCTCTGCAGAAAACCGCCACCCCAAGTGAGCTTAAGACCGAAGTTAAAGAAGCTGCTGCAATACCAACCATGTCTGATGTATTGGCATCATCAAAAGCACAAAATCTTGACCTCCAGCTTCAAACTCTTGGACCCTTTTTTAGAATCACAGCAAAAAGCTTGGAAACAGATAATGAGCTAGGGAGGGCTGAGGGGCTGATAAGGGTTTGGTTAAAAGGAAGAGTTCTTCACTTAGACTCTATTAGATTGAAGAGAGAGACTTTGGGCATGGAAAGATCAATATTTGGAATCGGCTTGTTCATTGGAGCTGTTGCTGTTAGATATGGATATGATTATGGGTGTACAACTGCTGAGTTGCTGGCCATCAATGACTCTGATCTTTACCATACCAAG CTTGTCAGGTTTTACAAAAGAATTGGGTTCAAGGTTGTGCATGAAGTGACTGGCTCAACAATGGGAGACTTGGCTCACATGTTAATATGGGGTGGAATAGGGACCCGGATGGATGCTAATGTTGAAGAACTTCTACTAAAATGGTGCAGTAGGTTCATACCACAGAATTGA
- the LOC127899109 gene encoding uncharacterized protein LOC127899109, with the protein MEADSYPIDYLKCATTHTDLLKLRTLYKIPNDVLLTIPEKCDVPSRPPRGYVTLHLESFKLGARLPLQPYFVQILGGMHLAPDSWGLVSKLDNEPLLKVEIETTLVNASNCQDLLSPTSFVESRLVDVTAGMDNKILSAMSRKRTRASGESNNAPSPQKKSNTGHSKTPAPALPPHSTRKNSREKLCEKSPGGSAQSRYQTSSPLPRDRGEDAQAAQAGHGPRRESCSAESKSSQLENELADLKSNLEATQSEQDTQKMTYKEQIKSLDMLVAELKEYPELNMNKLEAGVQEYMAEQGQRDKGQEEAHSSGEQEKEAEGLSFRRRSGGCSLKSRWSFFA; encoded by the exons ATGGAAGCCGATTCCTACCCCATTGATTACCTCAAGTGTGCCACCACCCATACTGACCTACTTAAACTGAGAACCCTTTATAAAATCCCTAACGACGTTCTCCTTACCATCCCCGAGAAATGTGATGTTCCCAGTCGACCTCCTAGAGGCTATGTAACTTTGCATTTGGAGAGCTTCAAATTAGGAGCTAGATTGCCCCTTCAACCTTATTTTGTCCAGATTTTGGGTGGCATGCATTTGGCTCCTG ACTCGTGGGGCCTGGTCAGCAAACTCGACAACGAGCCGCTGCTCAAGGTCGAAATCGAAACTACTCTAGTTAATGCCTCCAACTGCCAGGATCTCTTATCGCCAACAAGTTTCGTCGAATCCCGTCTAGTTGACGTAACTGCTGGGATGGATAATAAGATCCTCAGCGCCATGTCAAGGAAACGTACTCGGGCGTCGGGCGAATCTAACAACGCTCCCTCTCCACAGAAGAAAAGCAATACTGGTCATTCCAAAACCCCTGCTCCTGCTTTGCCCCCTCATTCGACCCGAAAGAATAGCAGAGAGAAACTTTGCGAAAAGAGTCCTGGGGGCAGCGCTCAATCCAGATATCAAACTTCATCGCCCCTGCCTCGTGACCGAG GAGAAGATGCTCAAGCTGCACAGGCAGGTCATGGACCTAGAAGAGAAAGTTGCTCTGCTGAGTCCAAGTCTTCTCAGCTTGAGAATGAGTTGGCTGACCTAAAGTCTAATCTCGAGGCTACTCAAAGCGAACAAGACACTCAGAAGATGACATACAAAGAACAAATCAAGTCCTTGGACATGTTGGTAGCTGAGTTAAAGG AATATCCAGAGCTGAACATGAACAAGCTGGAGGCAGGCGTGCAGGAGTATATGGCTGAGCAGGGTCAGAGGGACAAGGGCCAAGAAGAGGCTCATTCGAGTGGGGAGCAGGAGAAGGAGGCAGAGGGACTAAGCTTTAGGCGCAGGTCAGGAGGTTGCTCCCTTAAAAGTCGTTGGTCTTTCTTTGCCTGA
- the LOC102631401 gene encoding DNA polymerase kappa, which translates to MERSDGECASSSENPRPWQSYHTVYTNAKAGMDGVDKEKVQKVVYEMSKGSKYFENEERKEAFIQQKIEHMRARCAKLTSPVISHYQKVADKRILELEATRDLSRSWLHVDMDAFYAAVETLSNPSLKGKPMAVGTMSMICTANYEARRFGVRAAMPGFIARKLCPELIFVPTDFTKYTYYSDLTRKVFHKYDPNFMAASLDEAYLDITEVCRERGISGIEIAEELRTSVYEEAGLTCSAGVAPNRLLAKVCSDINKPNGQFVLPNDRMAVMTFISSLPIRKIGGIGKVTEHILRDVFGINTCEEMLQKGSLLCAVFSHSTADFFLSVGLGLGSTNTPQARFRKSISSERTFSATEDKALLYRKLAEIAEMLSADMQKEGLRGRTLTLKLKTASFEVRTRAVTLQKYISSSEDILKHASVLLKAELPVSLRLIGLRVTQFNEDKVRAPSDPTQKTLTNFMTSGHASKKIVGDQNSLGSDINDDYLIDDKETSVSLDVSETNNYEFGDPVCDNSLPDLNDENCSFSNKISEVEKIHENEVSQLLEGNSLVLRQEEGSCCDGVEEVDKDITPDNKVGTSSNQKDQFIWLDDYKCSLCGTEMPPSFIEERQEHSDFHLAERLQKEESGSDLRILTHRERCVRTQRDHIASHRKRKKQKLFEKEGTHIPIDMFFAKRNRNF; encoded by the exons ATGGAGCGAAGCGATGGCGAATGCGCATCGTCGAGCGAAAACCCAAGGCCATGGCAGTCTTATCACACCGTTTACACCAACGCTAAAGCAG GTATGGATGGAGTTGATAAGGAGAAAGTGCAGAAAGTAGTATATGAGATGAGCAAAGGATCCAAGTATTTTGAAAACGAGGAACGCAAGGAGGCGTTTATACAGCAGAAAATTGAGCACATGCGTGCTCGATGTGCGAAGCTTACGTCGCCGGTTATATCTCATTATCAGAAG GTTgctgataaaagaattttagaaCTAGAAGCCACACGTGACCTGTCAAGAAGTTGGCTACATGTAGATATGGATGCTTTCTATGCAGCTGTAGAAACTTTGAGCAATCCTTCGTTAAAGGGCAAGCCAATGGCTGTTGGCACTATGTCAATGATCTGCACTGCCAATTATGAG GCACGGAGGTTTGGTGTTCGTGCTGCAATGCCTGGTTTCATTGCACGTAAATTATGTccagaattaatttttgttccgACAGATTTTACCAAGTATACTTATTACAGTGATTTAACTAGAAAAG TTTTCCACAAATATGATCCTAACTTCATGGCGGCTAGTTTAGATGAAGCATACCTTGATATAACAGAGGTCTGCAGAGAAAGGGGCATCAGTGGTATAGAA ATTGCTGAAGAACTCAGAACCAGCGTCTATGAAGAGGCTGGTTTGACATGTAGTGCTGGAGTGGCGCCAAACCGTTTACTTGCTAAG GTTTGCTCAGACATAAACAAGCCAAATGGACAGTTTGTTTTACCAAATGACCGTATGGCTGTGATGACATTTATATCCTCCCTTCCTATACGAAAG ATTGGGGGCATTGGGAAGGTTACAGAACATATTTTAAGAGATGTTTTTGGAATTAATACTTGTGAGGAGATGCTGCAAAAGGGCAGTTTACTCTGTGCGGTGTTTTCTCATTCAACGGCAG atttttttctctctgtgGGTCTGGGGCTTGGGAGTACAAATACCCCTCAAGCCAGGTTCCGCAAAAGTATCAGCAGCGAGAGAACCTTTTCTGCGACAGAAGACAAAGCATTGCTTTACCGGAAATTGG CTGAAATTGCAGAGATGCTGTCTGCTGACATGCAAAAGGAGGGTCTTCGTGGGCGAACCTTAACTCTTAAACTGAAAACAGCATCTTTTGAG GTCCGAACCAGAGCAGTAACTTTACAAAAGTATATTTCCTCAAGTGAGGACATCTTAAAACATGCTTCAGTGCTGCTTAAGGCTGAACTTCCTGTTTCTTTAAGACTCATTG GCCTACGAGTGACTCAGTTCAATGAAGACAAGGTTCGCGCCCCATCTGATCCTACACAAAAAACTCTCACCAACTTCATGACCTCAGGACATGCTTCTAAGAAAATCGTGGGTGACCAAAATTCCTTGGGTTCAGATATCAACGATGACTATTTGATAGACGATAAAGAGACTAGTGTTTCACTCGATGTCagtgaaacaaataattatgaatttggAGATCCAGTTTGTGACAACAGCTTACCAGATCTAAATGATGAGAATTGTAGTTTTAGCAACAAAATAAGCGAAGTGGAGAAAATTCATGAAAATGAAGTGTCTCAATTGTTGGAAGGAAATTCTTTGGTCCTGCGGCAGGAAGAAGGTAGCTGCTGTGACGGCGTTGAGGAAGTGGATAAGGATATTACCCCAGACAATAAGGTCGGTACTTCATCCAATCAGAAAGATCAATTTATCTGGCTGGATGACTACAAGTGTTCACTATGTGGAACTGAGATGCCACCATCTTTTATTGAGGAAAGGCAAGAGCACTCTGATTTTCATCTTGCTGAGAGGCTTCAAAAGGAGGAATCAGGCAGTGACTTAAGAATTCTTACGCATAGGGAAAGGTGTGTCCGGACCCAAAGGGATCATATCGCAAGCCACAGAAAACGTAAGAAACAGAAGTTGTTTGAAAAAGAAGGCACACATATTCCCATTGACATGTTCTTTGCTAAGAGAAACCGAAACTTCTAG